In Betta splendens chromosome 3, fBetSpl5.4, whole genome shotgun sequence, the genomic window AGCTGCCTTTATTTATGCGTCACCTCTGACTTCATGCATACTCctaataaaagtgttttcttctCGCCTCAGGTACAAGCCCGACTTGTTCGTGCACGCACAGGGGCTGAAAGCCAATTATCCAATTAAGTGCGTTAGCGAAGGGGTTGTCCTTGGCGCGGCGTTTCCCCAATTAGACAGGAACACGTGAATTTGTAGCTCTACTTAGAGACGCGTAAACGGGACATGCATGTTTAACAGACGAGCCGTGATACTgttggtgagaaaaaaaaaaaaaaaaaaaaaaaaaggaaaagaatcaTGCACGCGCTGGTGAACGCCTTCATGCGctgcctctccttcctctttcctccttcttGGCTTTGTGTCAGCTTTTGCTTGTGGGTTGGGAGCGAGTGCGATGAGACGCCGCCGCGGCCCAATCCCAGAGCTCGTTTCAAAAGCAGAAAGCCTCTTACATATGAGGAAGTGGCAGCAgtagcagcggcggcggcggcggcgctagAAACGCGAGGAGGCTGCTGCCCGTCGGTGTCGCCAGGTCCAGGCTGCGTGTCTCTGGCTGCTACAAGCCCCGCTGCTCCTCAGGGCCCTGCTTCGGGTCGGATCTGGATCGGGGGCCTCTGGCGAGCCGTGGAGCGCGTGCTTGGAGCCCCCTGGGTCTTCCTCCGCCATCGGAACCGAGCAGCTTTACGCgccccgtctcctgcccgtgcCTTCGAGCCGAGCGGGCTTCAGACCTTCCAGGgaggcgccgctgctgctcctgctcctcctgctgctcctgctcctcctgctcctcctgctgctgcaaccCAGGAAGAGAAGGGAGTCCGCGCGAGCACCGCGACTCGGTCGGGAAACATGAGCGCGTCCGCGGGGATCCCCTGCCTGAGCCCGCCGGAGTGCGCGTCCGATGCGTCAGCGGCGCGGTGCATCGATGAAGTAATCACCGTGGAGCAGCACACGCAGGAGATGGCCACGGTGACGATAACCGTGGCCATCCAGGCGGCGGAGGACGAGGAACCCGAGGAAGCGCCGCACGCCCACAATAATGTTGACTTCCTCGGAGGCAGCTGTAGCGAGGACGAAATGGGGAGACACGACAAATCAAGGTTTGGCTCATTTAGCGttatacatttaatttaatatgcACACATTAAAGTCGCTTATACTGTGCTTAGCTTTAGCAAATGCGCGTGGAACGACTTTGACTTCACTATGAACTTGCTTGGCGTCAGTTTAAGCGCGTTTCACCCCCACAAAGACCCGGTTCTGCTCCAGCGGGGTTGGAGGGTGCACAGCCGCGTGACGTCAAGGTTACGCGTCCTGCGTGAAGAGCCGCGGCTGCGGCTCGTAACTTCGGCAGGTGAACAGCGCGCGAGCGGCGTGACTACAGGCGCGTGACGGGCACAACAAAAGGCAGTAACCATCGGTGTGCGCCGAGGACAATGGACGCGTAAATCCTCCCAGACGCACCTGAGATATTATTATCCCGTGGGTGAGGCCGCGGGGCCGCGTCCAAACACCTGTAGGCAGCATTTCTGAGACACCTCGAGAGATAAAGGATGGCGCCTTCATTTTAATCTAATTCCCTTGCGTCACGGCCTGCTATTTTTATCCCGTGGCCTATAAGTTCCTACTCGGACTAGGCTCAAACAGTGAGTCAGTGATACGGCAGCGAGGCCAACAAATCACTTTCTCCTGGTTGCAAATCACTCCTTAATAGCTCTCAGGCCTTAAAGGTTCCTCTAACCtttaagactgtgtgtgtgtgtgtgtgtgtgtgtgtctgatcttGAGCCAGCTGTGCGGTCAGTCTGCTGGAAAGCTGTTGACCATGGGTGTGTGAGgctggcagctggaggagctgatgagTCACCCATAAGGCTTCATCCGGACCTCGGCTCCGGTCTGGACGATACCTGCTTGGTTTCGCCTGAGCTCCTCGCACTGTGTCCAAAAAGCCTCTGTCACAGGCGTCTTGTACATTGTGTGAAGTCGACGTGCCGAGCGCCACCATATTGTGCgtgtgggaggcagagcctgtGACTCCGCGGCCCTCAGATGGTGAGGTCTGGGCAGATTTGGCCTCGGTGGGACCGCGGGATCCGCGTCTGGCGCGCGAAACGTGACTTCTCGACCCCCGCGGGGAAACTCGGGGCGCAGCCGTGCAACAGCCCGCTCCTCCGTCGCTCCAAAGGCTTAATGAGAGCGCTCCCGCCAGCATTTGTGAACCTCCGGTTGAAAAAGCGAAATGTGCAACAGTTGCGTTCGCCGGCACATGGGAGCACGGCGCGCTTTGACGGTGAGGCGTGTTCTGTCTTCCCACACCCGCAGCGGGGCCGGGACCAGTGGaggtgagctggaggaggagagctggcaGCCCCCGGACTCGGAGCTCATCCAGAAGCTGGTCGCTCAGATCGAGTACTACTTGTCGGATGAGAACCTGGAGCACGACGCCTTCCTGCTCAAACACGTGCGACGCAACAAGCTGGGCTTCGTCAGCGTCAAGCTGCTCACGTCCTTCAAAAAGGTGAGCGTGGAATCCAGCAGGGAGTGGAGGTTGGCACAAACATAATAAACATGATGCCCACAGCTCATTACATGCTATCGTATGTTGATATTCCAGAGTAAAGGGTAATAGGATGTATTGAATGAAGGCCGAGCATCTGGCCTGGGCTCCAAATCTGCCATGTTTAATTTCCAGTGACGCAGAGCTCGTGTAAATTCAACAGCATCCACTGGTGATTCAGGACGCGATGATGTTCTCACGTTCATtcacaacagctggagctgctttaCGCTCCTGATTAattggcttttttattttttctcccgTCGGAGGAGCACATGCTCCTTCTCGATGTAAACAAGCTTTCCACTGTAAGCGCTGAGAAACATTCTGAACGTGCGCGAGAGATACGGTAGTTAGTGAACGGCTCTGAAGCCAGATGTTGGAGTCTGAGTGATCATGGCCTCGCTCTCACGATCCACTCAGCTGTATCACGACcagcgttgtttgttttgccagGTGAAGCACTTGACCCGCGACTGGAGGACGACCGCCTACGCCCTGAGGCACTCGAAGATACTGGAGCTCAACGACGAGGGCCGCAAAGTCCGGCGCACGTCGGCCGTGCCGGTGTTCGCCAGCGAGTCGCTGCCGAGCCgcatgctgctgctcagcgaCCTGCAGAGGTGGCCGGAGCTGGCCGCGCTCGCCAAGGACAACGGGAACGCCGAGGGCGGGGCCactcagcaggagcagctgatgaagctgctgctgaaggcgTTCGGCGCGTACGGCGCCATCGCCTCCGTCCGCGTCCTGAAGCCCGGCAAGGACCTGCCGGCCGACCTGAAGCGGCTGAGCAGCCGCTACGGCCAGCTGGGCAGCGAGGAGTGCGCCATCGTGGAGttcgaggaggtggaggcggcggtCAAGGCCAACGAGGCGGTGGGCGGCGAGGACGGAGGGGCCGGCGCGCTGGGGCTGAGGGTGGTGCTGATCGGCACCAAGCCGCCCAAGAAGAAGGTGGCGAAGGAGCGGCCGCGCgaggagggcggcggcggcggcatgcGCAAGAGCCGCTCGCTCAACAGCCGCGTGCGGGAGCTGCAGTACCACGGCGAGGACTCCGCCTGCAGCTCCTCGGAGACCGAGAGCACCCCCACGTCCCCCCGGCTGGCCAGGAAGTCGCAGTCCTGCAACAAGCTCAGCCCCACCGCCGCCGGCGTGGGCTTCCAGAACAATCACCTGAGCCCCAGCATGTCCCCGCGGAACAGCCCCTGGTCCAGCCCTCGCGGCAGCCCCTGCCCCCAGCGCAaagcccccccctcccacaaGTCCCCGCTGGCCAGCGAGGGCCGGCTGAGCCCCGAGCCCGGGCGCCGCTGGGCGGACTACTCGTCGGACAGCAGCCTCACGCCGTGCGGGAGCCCGTGGGTGCAGCGGCGCAAGCAGGTGGCGTCGCAGGAGAGCAGCCCGGTGGGCAGCCCCATGCTCGGCCGCAAGATCCAGAACGCCGACGGCCTGCCGCCGGGGGTGACGAGGCTGCCGAGGGGCCCGGACGGGACCCGCGGCTTCCACGCGGCCGGCGCTGGGGGCGGCGGCGAGAGGGGGAAGGCCGCCTCCACGCAGACTTGATGAGCCCGACGTCCCTGCGCATCCGTCGGCCCCCGTGAGAGAATGATCCAGTGCAAATCGGAGCTGCTGGCGCTGCCGCTCAGCCCCCACCCCACCCGAGACTGTGTAgatatatttttgttcagttttcagTCGGTTATATTTTTATACGATGTTTTGAGTTACCATGGTAACATTAGTGTTTGGACTAATGGGAATTTGGGTGAATGGAAGTTGATATTGCTTTGAGAGAGATCTTTGCAAATGCCGCTGACCGTGTCACCTCCATCGCTGTTGAAACTTTGTCTACATGGGGTGggtcattttttcttttttctattcttttattattttttttattgaaagtgTCCTGTTTTGTGTGATAAAGCTCACAACTGTGTGTGCGAGAATGGTGTGAGGGCATAGACGCGTGGAGCTCACAGCGATTTCACCATATGCCTTTTCTGTATTCGTCTACTGTGAGTCTGATTTTTACATGGTCTTTGAACTGAGGCCATAACTGCTCCACTGCCATAAAGGTAAACATGGACATGatgctttttagttttttatttagcctttttgttttgttttaaattttttttcaaTTACCTTTGGCACTTGATTGGAAAGGGTCTCTTCTCGCCCTGTAAATGTTACTTAGTTTTGCAagtagcttcttttttttttttttttttttttttttttttttttttttttttttgcagcttttatttaaattctTTTTTCTGGGCGTATGGTTCCATCAGTCTATTTCCACAGTGAGGTTTGGGGGATGTTCAGGTCAGGCaagaataagttttttttttttttttttttttttttttttttgttgttcatgCCTTTAAATCTGAGCTTGGGGTGTTTGTACAGTGCAGTTCCTGTTGTACAAATAAATCACTGAAATTGCACTTGGCCGGacttgttcatttgtttgtgacACATTTGAAGGTGGTCGTCGTCTGCAACAATCACAATCcaatctccttttttttttttatttcactatgTACACAAGATTAACAGAGATATTGTTGCGCTGCCAAGAACGTAGAAGTGATCTcggtgtgcgcgtgtgtgtgtgcgcgt contains:
- the larp6a gene encoding la-related protein 6a, whose amino-acid sequence is MHALVNAFMRCLSFLFPPSWLCVSFCLWVGSECDETPPRPNPRARFKSRKPLTYEEVAAVAAAAAAALETRGGCCPSVSPGPGCVSLAATSPAAPQGPASGRIWIGGLWRAVERVLGAPWVFLRHRNRAALRAPSPARAFEPSGLQTFQGGAAAAPAPPAAPAPPAPPAAATQEEKGVRASTATRSGNMSASAGIPCLSPPECASDASAARCIDEVITVEQHTQEMATVTITVAIQAAEDEEPEEAPHAHNNVDFLGGSCSEDEMGRHDKSSGAGTSGGELEEESWQPPDSELIQKLVAQIEYYLSDENLEHDAFLLKHVRRNKLGFVSVKLLTSFKKVKHLTRDWRTTAYALRHSKILELNDEGRKVRRTSAVPVFASESLPSRMLLLSDLQRWPELAALAKDNGNAEGGATQQEQLMKLLLKAFGAYGAIASVRVLKPGKDLPADLKRLSSRYGQLGSEECAIVEFEEVEAAVKANEAVGGEDGGAGALGLRVVLIGTKPPKKKVAKERPREEGGGGGMRKSRSLNSRVRELQYHGEDSACSSSETESTPTSPRLARKSQSCNKLSPTAAGVGFQNNHLSPSMSPRNSPWSSPRGSPCPQRKAPPSHKSPLASEGRLSPEPGRRWADYSSDSSLTPCGSPWVQRRKQVASQESSPVGSPMLGRKIQNADGLPPGVTRLPRGPDGTRGFHAAGAGGGGERGKAASTQT